One part of the Arabidopsis thaliana chromosome 4, partial sequence genome encodes these proteins:
- the MEE44 gene encoding Nucleotidyltransferase family protein — MENRHLPSKFFSSASSMAQNQLIDSLTSHISLYHSHSSSSSMANTIPNPRSAILRWFSSLSVHQRLSHLTVVDPKFVQILLQMLGYIRTKGPCSFIILPDLPSSSDLPSLCFKKSRGLISRVSESNESERFVFDSTRLFGSGEGERAQDCSCSVNSLDSVVMAEEFLTNVDRFVETMDVLSDGAFLRGEESDLGSNWVELEWLKAKGYYSMEAFVANRLEVSMRLAWLNTNSGKRRGIKLKEKLNAAAAAANSYWRKKACVDWWQNLDAATHKKIWTCLFGKSAKSVIYEILREANQAQQGEMWLFNFASARKGRTDTSAVSFCDMILEPNSVPRKPITVASNLSGLYVLQEFASLLILCQNGLVPVHSVFFSSMGTITTLVDCILRKLRGFLMVISIDSVKSELLDDNTHKCSPSSSSNQKLGSTNRKQKGKTRNMKKPTPEAKSDKNVNLSTKNGKKDQAKLEFNKSREAIECKKVPTASTMINDPEASAATMEVVPGLVARKGRTKKKRKEKNKSKKCTSLENNGEVNKSVVNSSAIVKASKCDSSCTSANQHPQEYINAQIIEEHGSFSCERNRSGTCASVNGAANCEYSGEEESHSKAETHVISSDLSSVDPAGGPSCENVNPQKSCCRGDRKEKLTMPNERSRTLDEGESHRIHHQRREAGYGFASSSSEFVSYEWPAVAPMYFSHVSSHLPTATDRLHLDVGHNLHPYVRQPFVSTVQHARNPSIEGSHKQVLSRPMPMSLDWPPMVHSNCGLTTAFTCNYDSGILVDIPEQKNKHELGNECENNWMLEEDFEVHTVSGVDYNQYFGGGVMYWNPSDHLGTGFSRPPSLSSDDSSWAWHEAEMKRSVDDMVAFSSSYSANGLDSPTAASFCSPFHPLGPPNQPLGYVVPGNEISTKILQAPPTTIEGAGEEEVSGTLASLSGDVEGNSGDSLPYPILRPIIIPNMSKSEYKRSYDTKSPNVPPTRREHPRIKRPPSPVVLCVPRAPRPPPPSPVSNSRARRGFPTVRSGSSSPRHWGMRGWFHDGVNWEEPRGAEIVLPWRNKSLAVRPIIQPLPGALLQDHLIAMSQLGRDQEHPDVAFPLQPPELLNCPMQGESLSLIHGILNDEIDSFCKQVAAENMARKPYINWAIKRVTRSLQVLWPRSRTNIFGSSATGLSLPSSDVDLVVCLPPVRNLEPIKEAGILEGRNGIKETCLQHAARYLANQEWVKTDSLKTVENTAIPIIMLVVEVPCDLICSIQSPKDGPDCITVDQDSNGNTEMVGFEDSAAANSLPTNTGNLAIAKSVRLDISFKTPSHTGLQTTQLVKDLTEQFPAATPLALVLKQFLADRTLDQSYSGGLSSYCLVLLITRFLQHEHHLGRSINQNLGGLLMDFLYFFGNVFDPRQMRVSVQGSGIYRNRERGYSIDPIHIDDPLFPTNNVGRNCFRIHQCIKAFSEAYSVLENELTCITSTSDSCGKQQLHNLLPKIIPSIISS; from the exons aTGGAAAATCGCCATCTCCCTTCCAAAttcttctcctctgcttcATCCATGGCTCAGAATCAACTTATCGATTCGCTAACATCTCACATATCTCTGTACCACTCCCACtcgtcttcctcttcaatGGCTAATACTATCCCCAATCCTAGGTCGGCGATCCTCCGATGGTTCTCTTCTCTCAGCGTCCACCAGCGCCTCTCTCACCTCACCGTCGTTGATCCCAAGTTCGTCCAAATCCTCCTTCAGATGCTTGGTTATATCCGCACTAAAGGCCCTTGCTCTTTCATCATCCTCCCAGACCTCCCTTCCTCCTCCGATCTCCCCAGTCTCTGCTTTAAAAAATCTCGTGGCTTAATCTCCAGGGTTTCCGAGTCCAACGAGTCAGAGCGTTTCGTTTTCGACTCTACTCGGCTCTTTGGTTCTGGAGAAGGGGAAAGGGCTCAAGATTGCTCTTGCTCCGTCAATTCCCTCGATTCTGTCGTCATGGCCGAGGAATTTCTTACAAATGTGGATCGTTTCGTGGAGACTATGGACGTCTTATCGGATGGAGCATTTCtgagaggagaagagagtgaTTTGGGGTCCAATTGGGTAGAATTAGAGTGGCTCAAAGCCAAAGGCTATTATAGCATGGAAGCCTTCGTTGCAAATAGGTTAGAGGTAAGCATGAGATTAGCTTGGCTGAACACAAATAGTGGCAAGAGAAGAGGAATcaaattgaaagagaaattgaATGCTGCTGCTGCGGCTGCCAATTCGTATTGGAGGAAGAAGGCCTGTGTTGATTGGTGGCAGAATTTGGATGCTGcaacacacaagaaaatctGGACTTGTTTGTTTGGGAAGTCGGCTAAATCTGTG ATATATGAGATTCTTAGAGAAGCAAATCAAGCACAGCAGGGGGAAATGTGGCTCTTCAATTTTGCAAGTGCAAGGAAAGGGCGTACAGACACTTCTGCAGTTTCATTCTGTGACATGATTTTGGAACCGAACTCTGTACCAAGGAAACCAATAACCGTAGCCAGTAATCTAAGTGGCTTATACGTTCTTCAAGAATTTGCTTCACTGCTCATCTTATGCCAAAATGGCTTAGTTCCAGTACATAGTGTATTTTTCAGCTCAATGGGTACTATCACAACCTTAGTGGATTGCATCTTAAGAAAACTACGAGGTTTTCTTATGGTAATCTCTATTGATTCTGTTAAAAGTGAACTTCTTGACGACAACACTCACAAGTGTTCTCCAAGCTCATCATCAAATCAGAAGCTTGGTTCGACCAACCGTAAACAGAAAGGAAAGACCAGGAACATGAAAAAGCCAACTCCGGAGGCTAAATCTGATAAAAACGTTAATTTGTCCACGAAAAATGGAAAG AAAGATCAAGCTAAACTGGAATTTAACAAAAGCAGAGAAGCGATAGAATGCAAGAAAGTTCCTACAGCTTCGACGATGATCAATGATCCTGAGGCCTCTGCAGCAACTATG GAAGTTGTCCCAGGGTTAGTTGCCAGGAAAGGAAGAActaagaagaaaaggaaagaaaagaataagagTAAGAAGTGTACAAGTTTGGAAAATAACGGGGAAGTGAATAAGTCTGTAGTGAATAGTTCAGCCATCGTAAAAGCTTCCAAATGTGATTCAAGTTGTACTTCAGCCAATCAGCATCCTCAGGAATATATCAATGCTCAGATTATTGAAGAGCATGGTTCATTTAGCTGTGAAAGGAATAGATCAGGTACTTGTGCATCTGTGAATGGTGCAGCTAATTGTGAGTATTCTGGAGAGGAAGAATCGCATAGCAAAGCTGAAACGCATGTGATTTCATCCGATTTGAGTTCTGTGGATCCTGCCGGTGGTCCAAGCTGTGAGAACGTGAACCCTCAAAAATCTTGCTGTCGGGGTGATCGTAAAGAAAAGTTGACAATGCCTAATGAACGATCCAGAACTTTGGATGAAGGGGAATCCCATCGGATTCACCatcagagaagagaagcagGTTACGGTTTTGCCTCCAGCAGTTCagaatttgtttcttatgAGTGGCCTGCTGTAGCTCCTATGTACTTTTCGCATGTTAGTTCTCACCTTCCAACTGCAACTGACAGACTGCACCTTGATGTTGGTCACAATTTGCATCCATACGTACGGCAACCTTTTGTGTCCACTGTGCAACATGCTAGAAATCCTTCAATTGAAGGTTCCCACAAACAAGTTCTCTCTCGACCCATGCCCATGAGTCTAGATTGGCCTCCCATGGTTCATAGCAATTGCGGCTTGACAACAGCATTCACTTGCAATTATGATTCTGGAATTTTGGTGGACATTCCTGAACAGAAAAATAAGCACGAGCTGGGGAATGAATGCGAGAATAACTGGATGTTAGAGGAAGATTTTGAGGTGCACACTGTTTCTGGAGTAGACTATAATCAATATTTCGGTGGTGGAGTGATGTATTGGAATCCTTCCGATCATCTCGGGACTGGCTTCTCTCGCCCTCCTTCCCTTAGTTCTGATGATAGCTCTTGGGCTTGGCATGAAGCTGAAATGAAGAGGTCTGTTGATGACATGGTTGCATTTTCGTCTTCTTACAGCGCAAATGGACTAGATTCTCCAACTGCAGCCTCGTTCTGTTCCCCTTTTCACCCCTTAGGCCCACCAAATCAGCCTCTCGGTTATGTTGTGCCAGGTAATGAAATATCTACCAAAATACTGCAAGCTCCGCCAACAACAATTGAAGGTGCAGGTGAAGAGGAAGTCTCCGGAACTTTGGCTAGTTTATCAGGGGATGTTGAAGGCAATTCAGGAGACTCACTTCCTTATCCAATTTTGCGCCCTATAATTATCCCAAATATGTCAAAATCTGAATACAAGCGTAGTTATGATACTAAAAGCCCAAACGTTCCACCTACAAGGCGCGAGCATCCTCGTATAAAGCGGCCACCGTCACCTGTGGTACTATGTGTTCCACGTGCTCCTCGACCACCACCTCCTTCTCCTGTGAGCAACTCCAGAGCACGGCGAGGTTTTCCAACTGTGAGGTCAGGAAGTTCAAGCCCAAGACATTGGGGTATGAGAGGCTGGTTTCATGACGGTGTAAACTGGGAAGAACCTCGTGGAGCAGAGATTGTTTTGCCCTGGAGAAACAAAAGCCTTGCAGTCAGGCCGATCATTCAGCCGTTACCGGGGGCCCTCCTGCAAGATCACTTAATTGCAATGTCGCAACTAGGCCGAGACCAAGAGCAT CCTGATGTGGCCTTCCCTCTGCAACCACCCGAGTTATTGAACTGTCCAATGCAAGGGGAATCTCTCTCACTGATCCACGGTATTCTTAATGACGAGATAGATTCTTTCTGCAAGCAG GTTGCTGCAGAGAATATGGCCCGCAAACCTTATATCAATTGGGCAATCAAGCGGGTTACCCGATCTCTCCAAGTTCTGTGGCCCAGGTCTAGGACGAACATATTTGGTTCATCTGCAACTGGTTTGTCTCTCCCTTCTAGTGATGTGGATCTTGTGGTTTGTCTTCCTCCAGTGAGAAATTTA GAACCTATCAAAGAGGCAGGAATTTTGGAGGGTCGCAATGGTATAAAGGAGACTTGCCTTCAG CATGCAGCCAGGTATCTCGCGAATCAAGAGTGGGTAAAAACTGACTCCCTGAAGACAGTTGAAAACACAGCT ATACCAATTATCATGCTTGTTGTGGAAGTCCCTTGTGATCTGATATGCAGTATACAGTCACCAAAAGATGGTCCAGACTGTATCACCGTTGACCAGGATAGCAATGGTAACACTGAAATGGTTGGATTTGAAGACTCTGCAGCAGCAAACTCTTTGCCAACAAACACTGGAAACTTGGCAATTGCAAAATCTGTCCGTCTTGACATCAGTTTCAAAACTCCATCCCATACGGGTCTTCAAACCACGCAGCtg GTCAAAGATCTGACTGAGCAATTTCCAGCTGCCACACCACTTGCTCTGGTGTTAAAGCAGTTTTTGGCTGATCGTACCCTGGATCAATCATACTCTGGCGGATTAAGCTCTTACTGCCTG GTCTTACTGATTACACGTTTTCTTCAGCATGAGCATCATTTGGGGCGCTCTATCAACCAA AACCTTGGGGGGCTTCTAATggattttctttacttttttgg TAATGTGTTTGATCCTCGCCAGATGCGTGTATCAGTGCAAGGAAGTGGTATCTATAGGAATCGGGAGAGGGGTTATAG TATTGATCCGATACACATTGATGATCCTCTTTTCCCAACAAATAATGTGGGTAGAAATTGCTTCCGTATACATCAATGTATTAAG GCATTTTCTGAAGCTTACTCTGTTCTGGAAAATGAGCTTACATGCATTACTAGTACCAGTGATTCGTGTGGGAAGCAGCAGCTGCACAATTTGCTTCCAAAAATCATCCCAAGTATCATTTCATCTTAG
- the MEE44 gene encoding Nucleotidyltransferase family protein, whose amino-acid sequence MENRHLPSKFFSSASSMAQNQLIDSLTSHISLYHSHSSSSSMANTIPNPRSAILRWFSSLSVHQRLSHLTVVDPKFVQILLQMLGYIRTKGPCSFIILPDLPSSSDLPSLCFKKSRGLISRVSESNESERFVFDSTRLFGSGEGERAQDCSCSVNSLDSVVMAEEFLTNVDRFVETMDVLSDGAFLRGEESDLGSNWVELEWLKAKGYYSMEAFVANRLEVSMRLAWLNTNSGKRRGIKLKEKLNAAAAAANSYWRKKACVDWWQNLDAATHKKIWTCLFGKSAKSVIYEILREANQAQQGEMWLFNFASARKGRTDTSAVSFCDMILEPNSVPRKPITVASNLSGLYVLQEFASLLILCQNGLVPVHSVFFSSMGTITTLVDCILRKLRGFLMVISIDSVKSELLDDNTHKCSPSSSSNQKLGSTNRKQKGKTRNMKKPTPEAKSDKNVNLSTKNGKKDQAKLEFNKSREAIECKKVPTASTMINDPEASAATMEVVPGLVARKGRTKKKRKEKNKSKKCTSLENNGEVNKSVVNSSAIVKASKCDSSCTSANQHPQEYINAQIIEEHGSFSCERNRSGTCASVNGAANCEYSGEEESHSKAETHVISSDLSSVDPAGGPSCENVNPQKSCCRGDRKEKLTMPNERSRTLDEGESHRIHHQRREAGYGFASSSSEFVSYEWPAVAPMYFSHVSSHLPTATDRLHLDVGHNLHPYVRQPFVSTVQHARNPSIEGSHKQVLSRPMPMSLDWPPMVHSNCGLTTAFTCNYDSGILVDIPEQKNKHELGNECENNWMLEEDFEVHTVSGVDYNQYFGGGVMYWNPSDHLGTGFSRPPSLSSDDSSWAWHEAEMKRSVDDMVAFSSSYSANGLDSPTAASFCSPFHPLGPPNQPLGYVVPGNEISTKILQAPPTTIEGAGEEEVSGTLASLSGDVEGNSGDSLPYPILRPIIIPNMSKSEYKRSYDTKSPNVPPTRREHPRIKRPPSPVVLCVPRAPRPPPPSPVSNSRARRGFPTVRSGSSSPRHWGMRGWFHDGVNWEEPRGAEIVLPWRNKSLAVRPIIQPLPGALLQDHLIAMSQLGRDQEHVSNVFDIYV is encoded by the exons aTGGAAAATCGCCATCTCCCTTCCAAAttcttctcctctgcttcATCCATGGCTCAGAATCAACTTATCGATTCGCTAACATCTCACATATCTCTGTACCACTCCCACtcgtcttcctcttcaatGGCTAATACTATCCCCAATCCTAGGTCGGCGATCCTCCGATGGTTCTCTTCTCTCAGCGTCCACCAGCGCCTCTCTCACCTCACCGTCGTTGATCCCAAGTTCGTCCAAATCCTCCTTCAGATGCTTGGTTATATCCGCACTAAAGGCCCTTGCTCTTTCATCATCCTCCCAGACCTCCCTTCCTCCTCCGATCTCCCCAGTCTCTGCTTTAAAAAATCTCGTGGCTTAATCTCCAGGGTTTCCGAGTCCAACGAGTCAGAGCGTTTCGTTTTCGACTCTACTCGGCTCTTTGGTTCTGGAGAAGGGGAAAGGGCTCAAGATTGCTCTTGCTCCGTCAATTCCCTCGATTCTGTCGTCATGGCCGAGGAATTTCTTACAAATGTGGATCGTTTCGTGGAGACTATGGACGTCTTATCGGATGGAGCATTTCtgagaggagaagagagtgaTTTGGGGTCCAATTGGGTAGAATTAGAGTGGCTCAAAGCCAAAGGCTATTATAGCATGGAAGCCTTCGTTGCAAATAGGTTAGAGGTAAGCATGAGATTAGCTTGGCTGAACACAAATAGTGGCAAGAGAAGAGGAATcaaattgaaagagaaattgaATGCTGCTGCTGCGGCTGCCAATTCGTATTGGAGGAAGAAGGCCTGTGTTGATTGGTGGCAGAATTTGGATGCTGcaacacacaagaaaatctGGACTTGTTTGTTTGGGAAGTCGGCTAAATCTGTG ATATATGAGATTCTTAGAGAAGCAAATCAAGCACAGCAGGGGGAAATGTGGCTCTTCAATTTTGCAAGTGCAAGGAAAGGGCGTACAGACACTTCTGCAGTTTCATTCTGTGACATGATTTTGGAACCGAACTCTGTACCAAGGAAACCAATAACCGTAGCCAGTAATCTAAGTGGCTTATACGTTCTTCAAGAATTTGCTTCACTGCTCATCTTATGCCAAAATGGCTTAGTTCCAGTACATAGTGTATTTTTCAGCTCAATGGGTACTATCACAACCTTAGTGGATTGCATCTTAAGAAAACTACGAGGTTTTCTTATGGTAATCTCTATTGATTCTGTTAAAAGTGAACTTCTTGACGACAACACTCACAAGTGTTCTCCAAGCTCATCATCAAATCAGAAGCTTGGTTCGACCAACCGTAAACAGAAAGGAAAGACCAGGAACATGAAAAAGCCAACTCCGGAGGCTAAATCTGATAAAAACGTTAATTTGTCCACGAAAAATGGAAAG AAAGATCAAGCTAAACTGGAATTTAACAAAAGCAGAGAAGCGATAGAATGCAAGAAAGTTCCTACAGCTTCGACGATGATCAATGATCCTGAGGCCTCTGCAGCAACTATG GAAGTTGTCCCAGGGTTAGTTGCCAGGAAAGGAAGAActaagaagaaaaggaaagaaaagaataagagTAAGAAGTGTACAAGTTTGGAAAATAACGGGGAAGTGAATAAGTCTGTAGTGAATAGTTCAGCCATCGTAAAAGCTTCCAAATGTGATTCAAGTTGTACTTCAGCCAATCAGCATCCTCAGGAATATATCAATGCTCAGATTATTGAAGAGCATGGTTCATTTAGCTGTGAAAGGAATAGATCAGGTACTTGTGCATCTGTGAATGGTGCAGCTAATTGTGAGTATTCTGGAGAGGAAGAATCGCATAGCAAAGCTGAAACGCATGTGATTTCATCCGATTTGAGTTCTGTGGATCCTGCCGGTGGTCCAAGCTGTGAGAACGTGAACCCTCAAAAATCTTGCTGTCGGGGTGATCGTAAAGAAAAGTTGACAATGCCTAATGAACGATCCAGAACTTTGGATGAAGGGGAATCCCATCGGATTCACCatcagagaagagaagcagGTTACGGTTTTGCCTCCAGCAGTTCagaatttgtttcttatgAGTGGCCTGCTGTAGCTCCTATGTACTTTTCGCATGTTAGTTCTCACCTTCCAACTGCAACTGACAGACTGCACCTTGATGTTGGTCACAATTTGCATCCATACGTACGGCAACCTTTTGTGTCCACTGTGCAACATGCTAGAAATCCTTCAATTGAAGGTTCCCACAAACAAGTTCTCTCTCGACCCATGCCCATGAGTCTAGATTGGCCTCCCATGGTTCATAGCAATTGCGGCTTGACAACAGCATTCACTTGCAATTATGATTCTGGAATTTTGGTGGACATTCCTGAACAGAAAAATAAGCACGAGCTGGGGAATGAATGCGAGAATAACTGGATGTTAGAGGAAGATTTTGAGGTGCACACTGTTTCTGGAGTAGACTATAATCAATATTTCGGTGGTGGAGTGATGTATTGGAATCCTTCCGATCATCTCGGGACTGGCTTCTCTCGCCCTCCTTCCCTTAGTTCTGATGATAGCTCTTGGGCTTGGCATGAAGCTGAAATGAAGAGGTCTGTTGATGACATGGTTGCATTTTCGTCTTCTTACAGCGCAAATGGACTAGATTCTCCAACTGCAGCCTCGTTCTGTTCCCCTTTTCACCCCTTAGGCCCACCAAATCAGCCTCTCGGTTATGTTGTGCCAGGTAATGAAATATCTACCAAAATACTGCAAGCTCCGCCAACAACAATTGAAGGTGCAGGTGAAGAGGAAGTCTCCGGAACTTTGGCTAGTTTATCAGGGGATGTTGAAGGCAATTCAGGAGACTCACTTCCTTATCCAATTTTGCGCCCTATAATTATCCCAAATATGTCAAAATCTGAATACAAGCGTAGTTATGATACTAAAAGCCCAAACGTTCCACCTACAAGGCGCGAGCATCCTCGTATAAAGCGGCCACCGTCACCTGTGGTACTATGTGTTCCACGTGCTCCTCGACCACCACCTCCTTCTCCTGTGAGCAACTCCAGAGCACGGCGAGGTTTTCCAACTGTGAGGTCAGGAAGTTCAAGCCCAAGACATTGGGGTATGAGAGGCTGGTTTCATGACGGTGTAAACTGGGAAGAACCTCGTGGAGCAGAGATTGTTTTGCCCTGGAGAAACAAAAGCCTTGCAGTCAGGCCGATCATTCAGCCGTTACCGGGGGCCCTCCTGCAAGATCACTTAATTGCAATGTCGCAACTAGGCCGAGACCAAGAGCATGTAAGCAACGTCTTTGATATCTATGTATAG
- a CDS encoding RING/U-box superfamily protein (RING/U-box superfamily protein; BEST Arabidopsis thaliana protein match is: RING/U-box superfamily protein (TAIR:AT1G36950.1); Has 668 Blast hits to 668 proteins in 83 species: Archae - 0; Bacteria - 0; Metazoa - 32; Fungi - 45; Plants - 506; Viruses - 0; Other Eukaryotes - 85 (source: NCBI BLink).) — MSLLSEENEFLFDLNEIPEKTVYSDDGDEFLFDLNKIPPREETVNSSDEDFAVKSAEGYTDHLHRRNQATKRKKKLRKRPKGLRMDTDPYQELRMDTDHMTYEQLLQLCNNMGYENSGVKASNIDRCLRNTKPSEFQSLADKICCICQDGFQKRAGVGKLNCGHNFHVNCVKPWILTKK, encoded by the exons ATGTCACTTCTAAGTGAAGagaatgaatttttgtttgatttaaatgaaATTCCAGAAAAAACTGTTTATAgtgatgatggagatgaatttttgtttgatttaaataaaatccCACCAAGAGAAGAAACTGTTAACAGTAGCGATGAAGATTTTGCag TCAAATCGGCAGAAGGTTATACAGACCACCTCCATCGACGTAATCAAGccacaaaacgaaaaaaaaagctcCGGAAGCGACCAAAg GGTTTGAGGATGGATACTGATCCCTACCAAGAATTAAGGATGGATACTGATCATATGACATACGAG CAACTTCTACAGCTGTGTAACAATATGGGCTATGAGAACTCTGGTGTAAAAGCAAGCAACATAGACCGTTGTCTTCGAAACACCAAACCCTCCGAATTTCAATCTCTTGCCGATAAAATATGTTGCATCTGTCAG GATGGGTTTCAGAAGAGAGCTGGGGTTGGAAAATTGAACTGTGGGCACAACTTCCATGTCAACTGCGTGAAACCATGGATATTGACAAAGAAATAG
- a CDS encoding RING/U-box superfamily protein: protein MSLLSEENEFLFDLNEIPEKTVYSDDGDEFLFDLNKIPPREETVNSSDEDFAVKSAEGYTDHLHRRNQATKRKKKLRKRPKGLRMDTDPYQELRMDTDHMTYEQLLQLCNNMGYENSGVKASNIDRCLRNTKPSEFQSLADKICCICQVKVQIESFRKIIIEMRCVHILTVN, encoded by the exons ATGTCACTTCTAAGTGAAGagaatgaatttttgtttgatttaaatgaaATTCCAGAAAAAACTGTTTATAgtgatgatggagatgaatttttgtttgatttaaataaaatccCACCAAGAGAAGAAACTGTTAACAGTAGCGATGAAGATTTTGCag TCAAATCGGCAGAAGGTTATACAGACCACCTCCATCGACGTAATCAAGccacaaaacgaaaaaaaaagctcCGGAAGCGACCAAAg GGTTTGAGGATGGATACTGATCCCTACCAAGAATTAAGGATGGATACTGATCATATGACATACGAG CAACTTCTACAGCTGTGTAACAATATGGGCTATGAGAACTCTGGTGTAAAAGCAAGCAACATAGACCGTTGTCTTCGAAACACCAAACCCTCCGAATTTCAATCTCTTGCCGATAAAATATGTTGCATCTGTCAGGTTAAAGTCCAGATTGAGTCTTTCAGAAAGATTATTATAGAAATGAGATGCGTTCATATCCTCACTGTCAATTGA
- the UNE11 gene encoding Plant invertase/pectin methylesterase inhibitor superfamily protein (unfertilized embryo sac 11 (UNE11); FUNCTIONS IN: enzyme inhibitor activity, pectinesterase inhibitor activity, pectinesterase activity; INVOLVED IN: double fertilization forming a zygote and endosperm; LOCATED IN: endomembrane system; EXPRESSED IN: root; CONTAINS InterPro DOMAIN/s: Pectinesterase inhibitor (InterPro:IPR006501); BEST Arabidopsis thaliana protein match is: Plant invertase/pectin methylesterase inhibitor superfamily protein (TAIR:AT1G62770.1); Has 574 Blast hits to 571 proteins in 37 species: Archae - 0; Bacteria - 0; Metazoa - 0; Fungi - 0; Plants - 574; Viruses - 0; Other Eukaryotes - 0 (source: NCBI BLink).), translating into MAANNKLFFVLLSLFPLIIFSATATSSKDYDTKAYVHSWCRTTLYPKLCVRSMSRYVRSRAVQNPRDLARFALKASLYRAKYTKAFLLKEVKNLETTLRPQYYASVHDCLDQIRDSVNQLSLAIAELDRVSRRQGKSQGDLHWHINNLQTWTSTALTDAETCVSQFPGRRMSKLKATIKGKVKNVEETTSNALAFIEHYAAARYRARRP; encoded by the coding sequence ATGGCGGCTAACAACAAATTGTTCTTTGTATTACTCTCCCTGTTCcctctcatcatcttctcgGCAACCGCCACGTCATCAAAAGACTACGACACGAAGGCTTACGTGCACTCATGGTGCCGAACAACCTTATACCCGAAACTATGCGTCCGGTCGATGTCTCGTTACGTGCGTTCACGCGCGGTGCAAAATCCACGGGATCTGGCCCGATTTGCGCTCAAAGCCAGCCTATATAGAGCTAAGTACACAAAGGCGTTCTTGTTAAAAGAGGTTAAGAACTTGGAGACGACGTTGAGGCCCCAATACTACGCGTCGGTTCACGACTGCTTGGACCAAATAAGAGACAGCGTGAACCAGTTGAGTCTAGCCATAGCGGAGCTAGACAGAGTCAGCAGGAGACAGGGAAAGAGCCAAGGGGATCTACACTGGCATATAAATAACCTGCAGACGTGGACAAGCACAGCTCTTACAGACGCCGAGACTTGCGTGAGCCAGTTCCCGGGACGTAGGATGAGCAAACTTAAGGCTACGATTAAAGGAAAAGTGAAGAATGTGGAGGAAACAACTAGTAATGCCCTTGCCTTCATCGAGCACTACGCTGCTGCTAGGTACCGAGCCAGACGTCCTTAA